The Candidatus Woesearchaeota archaeon genome contains the following window.
CATTATACATTTTTTGCAAAAGCTCTTTTGTTACTGTATCTACTCTAGAATAACATGTCCAAGTAATTCCCAAATTAGCATTCATCATTTCATCACAGAATTCCTCCATCCACTTTTTATTAGATGTCATCATATCGTCCCAAAATGAAATATCCTTGGCCTCATACTTATCCTTCAAGTGCTTTATTTCTTCAACAACTAACTTAGGAGACCTTGCCCTAATCTGCCTTCCAAAAATTGCATTATCTGAACAAAAACTGCACGCAAATGGACATCCCCTGATTGCCACCATATGGACAATAGGCAAATTTTTATATTGATTTGGCAAAGGAACATATTTATCCATTGGCAATAAATCTCTAGCAGGGTAGGGTAAAACATCCAAATCAGGAATCAAAATTCTTTTATTAGTGACAACAATTTCTTTATCCAATTTAAAAGCAATACCATCAATCTCTTTTAATTTGAACTTACTTGATAAAAATGCCTCATAATCATAACTTAAACTTTTATAAAAATCTAAAACTTCAACAGCAGTTATCTCTCCTTCACCAATAGCAACAATATCAAAACAAGATTCATCTTTAACAACATTGTAATAATCTATAGTCGCATGATGTCCTCCAAGAATAATTAATATTTTAGGAAACTTTTCTTTAATTTTATTAGCTAATGAAATGGCTCTATGATAAATAGGCGTCAATGACGTGATTCCAATAGACTTAGGTTTATGAATAGCAATATATTGAATAATATCTTCTTCATTATAATTCAATGCTAATGAATCTATCAGACCAATTGAAAAGTTTTTTTCCCTTACATAAGCGGCAAGCGAGGCTAGTCCAAGCGGGGGTAAATGACCTCCTGTATCACCAACATCTCGGGCATAACGTTCTTTAGGAGACAGCGGGGGAGAAATAAATAATATATCCATCTTAATCACCTATAATAACCCATAATTGAATAAAATCTTATTTTTAACAAATCACGGAACATTGATATGCCTGCAGTTATTGGGTTGACTTTTGACCCGGGAGGATTGTTTGATGTTACCGGAATATCTTTTATTCTAAACCCTAATTTTCTTGCTAAAAATAAAATTTCAACATCAAAAGCCCATCCGTTTATTAACTGTCTCTGAAATATGGTTTTTGCGGCTTTTTTTGTAAAAAGCTTAAATCCGCATTGCGTATCTGGTATGCCTTTAATAATTAGCAATTGAACTATCCAACTAAATACTTCGCCAATAAAACGTCTATATAAAACTTCCCCTACTAATGAACCAGAAAGTGAACGTGACGCAATAATGACATCAAAATCTTTTAAATATGGCAGGAATTTATTCATTTCGAATAATGATGTATGTAAATCTGCATCTGTAAAAAGTATTAAATCGCCAGTCGATTCACGGACTCCTTTTCTTATTGAATAACCTTTTCCGCTATTTTCAGAATTTTGAAATAACCTAAAATTGAATTTATTAAGAATATAATTATCTACAATTATATTTGTATTATCAGTACTCCCATCATCTACTATTAAAACTTCATAATTAAAAGGATACTTTGTAAAATAATAATCAATCTCTTTTAATGTTCCTAAAATTCTTTTTTCTTCATTATATGCCGGAATTATTATCGATAATTTCATATTGCTGAACTTCATATTTTAGATTAATTCAAAAAAATTACACAGATTAAATAACTTTCGTTTGTGTATATGTGCATAGTCTTTGCCACTTTTGATACAACCTAATTTAGGGTAATTTAGTTAATTACATCTCTAACATATATTTTAAAATGTCCAAATTCTTTCTTTAAAATAAATTTTTCATCCAAATAATCTTTTACTTCTGGATTTAATCCACCCATATGTTCATTTAAAAAAGAAGAGTAAATAAAATAAGAAACATTTTCTAATTTGCCCAAATGATTCGTGTTATATGGCCCAATGATTGATCCGCATGAACTGGGCAATCTATAAACTAATGAATTATTAACCCTGCAATAATTATTTACAAAAAAATCATCATCTCTATAATATTTTCCGCCAATCAAAAATCCGGCATCATCTCTCACTACAATAAGCGCATCTTTTTTATAAATATTTTTCATGTAATCAATCAGTTCATCATATCCCCGTTCACCATAAAGATTGACAGTTGAATAATCAACAATAGACTGTGAGAGATTAATAGATACAAAAAAAATAACCGAAATAACCAATAATGCGCTAAAGCGATATTTTCGTTTAATCGATAATATAAACATGAGGGGGGAAAAATATAGTGAAAGCAAGATTAAGTAATAAATTGAATCAATATTATAAGGCAAAAGCTTGGGGAGCATCAAAAAAGGGTCAGGTAAACTAAAAAATAAAACGCTTGATAATAAATAAACTGCCAAATGATTCTTTTTAAATTTGAATTTAAAACCAAATGGATAAAAAATTAACAAAAGTATTAAACCAAATAATGGAAATTTATAGTAAATATCTGGCGCTTTAATCGAATAAGCTAACCAACCTAAAATCACAAAAATAAAAATTAAATCAATTTTTTCAGCAGTTCTTGTTTTAAAATAAGCAATCAAGCGATATAAAAAAGAAGATGCAAACAAAACCATAATATATGGAGACACCCAAAAAGAATCATATGCTAATGCGGTTAAGATGTGTTTAACAATTATTTTGAATGACAATGGGGTTGCTATCCTCGCAAAAGTATAATTTAAAGTTTCAGCAAAAGTGTCAATAGAATATTGCGAAAAAAGCCACATCGCAATTAAGAAAAGTCCAACACCCATAATACTGGTCCAAAAAGTTACATGAAATGCTTGGAAATATTTTGTTCTTAGGACATAATATAAAAACAAAGAAAGGATCAATATCGGCACTGTTGTGTATTTAATTAACAGCAAAATTCCTAACATTAAGCCAAAAATTAAAAAATTAAATTTATAATCTTCATATTTTAAAATTAAAAAAATAAAAATTCCCAAAAGTGCCGGATAAAATAAAGTATCCATGGATTGATAAGTAGACTTTTGAACGACAAGGTGGGATGTTAAATATAAAATTGGAATTAGATAAAAAAGATATTTATTTTTTTTAGCAGAATAAATTTGTTTCGAGATAATCGTTAAAACAAGGATTGTTATTAACACATTTAGATATCCGACAAATCTTAAAGAAAAAATAGATTTTCCTAAAAATAGATAAAATAAATATAAAATATATGCACCAAGCGGGGGATGCGCTAAACCATTAATATAATCACCAATGATCCCTCCGCCATATTGGTATCCTGTTTCTTCTCCACGATATACTAAGGGAAGCCCTAATTTATCAATCCCGTCAACTAATTTATAATAATAAATGTCATCATATTTAGGCATTTGATTAAGATGTATATTTAAAAATAAACTCAGATTAAATATAAAAGCCAATAACAGCATTATCTTTAAAAAATTCCGGTTCATCTCCCCACACCCATATAAATTATCCCCCGTGATTCAATATTTTTTTTATTCAAACAATTTCTTCCATCAATTATAATTTTAACATTTTGCAATTTAGATGATTCTATTTCTTTAAATTTTGAGTGTGCAGTACAAATCACTAACACTTCGCATTTTAAGGCATTTTCTAAAGAAGCAACATTTGAATGTTTAGGCAACCAGGGGTCATAAACGGATAAATCCGCCCCTAAACTTTTCAATCCTGAAATAACTTTTAATGCTGGACTTTCACGGAAATCGTCAATATCCGGTTTATATGCAACACCAAGAACTGCAATTTTTGTTCCATTAACACATCTGCCGACAGAATTTAATGCCGAAATTAAACGTGAGATTGTGTAATTTGGCATGCTATTATTAATTTCTCTTGCAAGTTTTAAAAATTTATGATCAAAACCCATCTCACTGCCTTTTTCAATTAGATAATACGGATCAACACTGATACAATGGCCTCCGACCCCACAACCGGGATAATGGGGCATAAATGCAAATGGTTTTGTTGCTGCGCCTTTAATCACTTCAGTAATGTCAATCCCCATCCTGTCAAAACATTTTGCAATTTCAT
Protein-coding sequences here:
- a CDS encoding cobalamin-dependent protein (Presence of a B(12) (cobalamin)-binding domain implies dependence on cobalamin itself, in one of its several forms, or in some unusual lineages, dependence on a cobalamin-like analog.), whose protein sequence is MDILFISPPLSPKERYARDVGDTGGHLPPLGLASLAAYVREKNFSIGLIDSLALNYNEEDIIQYIAIHKPKSIGITSLTPIYHRAISLANKIKEKFPKILIILGGHHATIDYYNVVKDESCFDIVAIGEGEITAVEVLDFYKSLSYDYEAFLSSKFKLKEIDGIAFKLDKEIVVTNKRILIPDLDVLPYPARDLLPMDKYVPLPNQYKNLPIVHMVAIRGCPFACSFCSDNAIFGRQIRARSPKLVVEEIKHLKDKYEAKDISFWDDMMTSNKKWMEEFCDEMMNANLGITWTCYSRVDTVTKELLQKMYNAGCWNIFFGYESGDQELLNNINKGITLQQIEISNAWCKEIGIEIRASFMLALPGETPEKALKTIEFAKKLNPEYAQFCITTPYPGTKLFAEAHKYGTLSTDYSKYNIWEPVFVPFGYKNEEEIKAMEKRAMREFYLRPVCVFNHLKRIRSYEDFKRYVKGARFLLGFA
- a CDS encoding glycosyltransferase family 2 protein yields the protein MKLSIIIPAYNEEKRILGTLKEIDYYFTKYPFNYEVLIVDDGSTDNTNIIVDNYILNKFNFRLFQNSENSGKGYSIRKGVRESTGDLILFTDADLHTSLFEMNKFLPYLKDFDVIIASRSLSGSLVGEVLYRRFIGEVFSWIVQLLIIKGIPDTQCGFKLFTKKAAKTIFQRQLINGWAFDVEILFLARKLGFRIKDIPVTSNNPPGSKVNPITAGISMFRDLLKIRFYSIMGYYR
- a CDS encoding glycosyltransferase family 39 protein, which codes for MNRNFLKIMLLLAFIFNLSLFLNIHLNQMPKYDDIYYYKLVDGIDKLGLPLVYRGEETGYQYGGGIIGDYINGLAHPPLGAYILYLFYLFLGKSIFSLRFVGYLNVLITILVLTIISKQIYSAKKNKYLFYLIPILYLTSHLVVQKSTYQSMDTLFYPALLGIFIFLILKYEDYKFNFLIFGLMLGILLLIKYTTVPILILSLFLYYVLRTKYFQAFHVTFWTSIMGVGLFLIAMWLFSQYSIDTFAETLNYTFARIATPLSFKIIVKHILTALAYDSFWVSPYIMVLFASSFLYRLIAYFKTRTAEKIDLIFIFVILGWLAYSIKAPDIYYKFPLFGLILLLIFYPFGFKFKFKKNHLAVYLLSSVLFFSLPDPFLMLPKLLPYNIDSIYYLILLSLYFSPLMFILSIKRKYRFSALLVISVIFFVSINLSQSIVDYSTVNLYGERGYDELIDYMKNIYKKDALIVVRDDAGFLIGGKYYRDDDFFVNNYCRVNNSLVYRLPSSCGSIIGPYNTNHLGKLENVSYFIYSSFLNEHMGGLNPEVKDYLDEKFILKKEFGHFKIYVRDVIN